A section of the Kribbella sp. HUAS MG21 genome encodes:
- the hrpA gene encoding ATP-dependent RNA helicase HrpA, which yields MSLGTVLQRLDGLTAYDREQLGRRLERVRRTSDARKRAGELRAVVGAVEQAERRVEVRRAAVPEISYPEELPVSQLKDEIADAIREHQVVVVAGETGSGKTTQIPKICLELGRGVHGMIGHTQPRRLAARTVAERIAEELGTELGETIGFAVRFTDKVSERSLVKLMTDGILLNELQRDRDLTRYDTLIIDEAHERSLNIDFILGYLKRLLPRRPDLKVIITSATIDPERFAAHFAAADGTPAPIVEVSGRTYPVEVRYRPVNDPDDPSTIDRDQTQAILDAVEELEYEADGDVLVFLSGEREIRDTADALNDKYAAQRGRPGAVEVLPLYARLSNAEQHRVFQPHSNRRIVLATNVAETSLTVPGIKYVIDPGTARISRYSHRTKVQHLPIEPVSQASANQRKGRSGRTSDGICIRLYSEEDFTNRPEFTDPEILRTNLASVILQMTAIGLGDIAAFPFIDEPDKRSITDGLQLLTELGAIDTPKGGRLTPIGRQLAQIPLDPRLARMIVEADKHACVREVMVIAAALSIQDPRERPTDAEAQAQQAHARFRDPNSDFLGYLNLWSYLKKQQKELSGNQFRRMCRSEYLNYLRVREWQDIYAQLRQVASQIGVKLNSGEPADPQSVHISLMSGLLSHLGMKDPANQHQYLGARGTKFAIFPGSGLFKKPPQFVMAAELVETSRLWARVNAKIEPEWAEDLAPHLIKRSYSEPHWERKAGAVMAYEKVTLYGVPIVARRKVNYGKVDPEVSRELFIRHALVEGDWDTHHKFFHENRKLIAEVEELEERTRRRDLLVDDETLFAFYDERIGAEVVTGRHFDTWWKKARQRDADLLDFERSLVVREGAEVKEDEFPLHWTQNGMTFDLTYAFEPGTDADGVTVHIPLLVLNQVTADGFEWTVPGFREELVTTLIKSLPKAIRRNIVPAPDHARQILPELDPASGPLTDAMARALRELRGVVIEPADWDWTRVPEHLRMTFRVEDDQRKTVAEGKDLAKLKEKLKPKTKAAISQVASKAVSGLEKSGLTDWTFGDLPRSFSEHRNGLTVAGYPALVDEGKSVAIRLQETERDQDAAMWAGTRRLLLLTMPSVIDVVQRNLSNQQKMTLMAGPHRNVGELLDDAIAAAVDQLMAAAGGPAWNLTAFAILRDAVRSELADTVLTILQQVEQVLGHARTVDKQISRASSPALLAALSDVRGQLEGLVHPGFITEAGAKRLPDLVRYLRGMEQRLDKLGANAARDRSGMAVVDMLIDEYRKKLRAVPTGKYPSPQLLEVRWMLEELRISLFAQTIGTPYPVSEKRIRKALAES from the coding sequence TTGAGTTTGGGTACGGTGCTGCAGCGGCTCGACGGGTTGACGGCGTACGACCGGGAGCAGTTGGGGCGGCGGCTGGAGCGGGTTCGGCGTACGTCGGATGCTCGGAAGCGGGCCGGTGAGCTGCGCGCTGTGGTGGGTGCGGTGGAGCAGGCTGAGCGGCGGGTCGAGGTGCGGCGGGCCGCCGTACCGGAGATCAGCTACCCGGAAGAGCTGCCGGTCAGCCAGCTGAAGGACGAGATCGCCGACGCGATCCGGGAGCACCAGGTCGTGGTCGTCGCGGGTGAGACCGGCTCCGGGAAGACGACCCAGATCCCGAAGATCTGTCTCGAGCTCGGCCGCGGCGTGCACGGGATGATCGGGCACACCCAGCCCCGCCGGCTCGCCGCGCGCACGGTCGCGGAGCGGATCGCCGAGGAGCTCGGCACCGAGCTGGGCGAGACGATCGGGTTCGCGGTCCGGTTCACCGACAAGGTCAGCGAGCGCTCGCTGGTCAAGCTGATGACCGACGGCATCCTGCTCAACGAGCTGCAGCGCGACCGCGACCTCACCCGCTACGACACCCTCATCATCGACGAGGCGCACGAACGCAGCCTGAACATCGACTTCATCCTCGGCTACCTCAAGCGGCTGCTCCCCCGCCGCCCCGACCTCAAGGTGATCATCACCTCCGCGACCATCGACCCGGAGCGGTTCGCCGCGCACTTCGCCGCCGCGGACGGTACCCCGGCGCCGATCGTCGAGGTCTCCGGCCGGACCTACCCGGTCGAGGTCCGGTACCGCCCGGTCAACGACCCCGACGACCCGTCGACGATCGACCGCGACCAGACCCAGGCGATCCTGGACGCCGTCGAGGAGCTCGAGTACGAGGCGGACGGCGACGTCCTGGTCTTCCTCAGCGGTGAGCGCGAGATCCGCGACACCGCCGACGCGCTCAACGACAAGTACGCCGCGCAACGCGGCCGTCCGGGCGCGGTCGAAGTACTCCCCCTCTACGCCCGGCTGTCCAACGCCGAGCAGCACCGCGTCTTCCAGCCGCACTCGAACCGCCGCATCGTGCTCGCCACGAACGTCGCCGAGACCTCGCTCACCGTCCCCGGCATCAAGTACGTCATCGACCCCGGTACGGCGCGCATCTCGCGGTACAGCCACCGCACCAAGGTCCAGCACCTGCCGATCGAGCCGGTCTCGCAGGCCAGCGCGAACCAGCGCAAGGGCCGCAGCGGCCGGACCAGCGACGGTATCTGCATCAGGCTGTACTCCGAGGAGGACTTCACCAACCGCCCGGAGTTCACCGACCCGGAGATCCTGCGCACGAACCTCGCGTCGGTCATCCTGCAGATGACCGCGATCGGGCTCGGCGACATCGCCGCGTTCCCGTTCATCGACGAGCCGGACAAGCGCAGCATCACCGACGGCCTGCAACTGCTCACCGAGCTCGGCGCGATCGACACCCCGAAGGGCGGCCGGCTGACCCCGATCGGCCGGCAGCTCGCGCAGATCCCGCTCGACCCGCGGCTGGCCCGGATGATCGTCGAGGCCGACAAGCACGCGTGCGTCCGTGAGGTGATGGTGATCGCCGCCGCACTCTCGATCCAGGACCCGCGTGAGCGGCCGACGGATGCCGAGGCGCAGGCCCAGCAGGCGCACGCCCGGTTCCGCGACCCGAACAGCGATTTCCTCGGGTACCTGAACCTCTGGAGCTACCTGAAGAAGCAACAGAAGGAACTGTCCGGCAATCAGTTCCGCCGGATGTGCCGCAGCGAGTACCTGAACTACCTGCGCGTCCGCGAGTGGCAGGACATCTACGCCCAGCTCCGCCAGGTCGCCTCCCAGATCGGCGTGAAGCTGAACAGCGGCGAGCCGGCCGACCCGCAGAGCGTGCACATCTCGCTGATGTCCGGCCTGCTCAGCCACCTCGGCATGAAGGACCCGGCGAACCAGCACCAGTACCTCGGCGCGCGCGGCACGAAGTTCGCGATCTTCCCCGGCTCCGGGCTGTTCAAGAAGCCGCCGCAGTTCGTGATGGCGGCCGAGCTCGTCGAGACGTCGCGGCTGTGGGCCCGGGTGAACGCGAAGATCGAGCCCGAATGGGCCGAGGACCTGGCCCCGCACTTGATCAAACGGTCGTACTCCGAACCGCACTGGGAACGCAAGGCCGGCGCTGTCATGGCCTACGAGAAGGTCACGCTGTACGGCGTGCCGATCGTTGCCCGGCGCAAGGTGAACTACGGCAAGGTCGACCCGGAGGTGTCCCGCGAGCTGTTCATCCGGCACGCGCTGGTCGAAGGCGACTGGGACACCCACCACAAGTTCTTCCACGAGAACCGCAAACTGATCGCGGAAGTCGAGGAGCTCGAGGAACGCACCCGGCGCCGCGACCTGCTGGTCGACGACGAGACGTTGTTCGCCTTCTACGACGAGCGGATCGGCGCCGAGGTGGTCACCGGGCGGCACTTCGACACCTGGTGGAAGAAGGCCCGGCAGCGCGACGCCGACCTGCTCGACTTCGAGCGCTCGCTGGTCGTCCGCGAGGGCGCCGAGGTGAAGGAGGACGAGTTCCCGCTGCACTGGACGCAGAACGGGATGACGTTCGACCTCACCTACGCCTTCGAACCGGGCACGGACGCCGACGGTGTCACCGTGCACATCCCGCTGCTCGTCCTGAACCAGGTCACCGCGGACGGGTTCGAGTGGACCGTGCCCGGCTTCCGCGAGGAGCTGGTCACGACACTGATCAAGTCGTTGCCGAAGGCGATCCGGCGCAACATCGTGCCGGCGCCGGACCACGCGCGGCAGATCCTTCCCGAGCTCGACCCCGCCTCGGGTCCGCTCACCGACGCGATGGCCCGGGCGCTGCGCGAGCTGCGCGGCGTCGTCATCGAGCCGGCGGACTGGGACTGGACGCGGGTACCTGAGCACCTGAGGATGACCTTCCGGGTCGAGGACGACCAGCGCAAGACCGTGGCCGAAGGCAAGGACCTGGCGAAGCTGAAGGAGAAGCTGAAGCCGAAGACGAAGGCCGCGATCTCGCAGGTCGCGTCCAAGGCGGTCAGCGGCCTGGAGAAGTCCGGCCTGACCGACTGGACGTTCGGAGACCTCCCCCGCAGCTTCTCCGAGCACCGCAACGGGCTGACCGTGGCCGGCTACCCGGCGCTCGTCGACGAAGGCAAGAGCGTCGCGATCCGGCTGCAGGAGACCGAGCGCGACCAGGACGCGGCAATGTGGGCAGGCACCCGCCGGTTGCTGTTGCTGACCATGCCGTCGGTCATCGACGTCGTCCAGCGGAACCTGAGCAACCAGCAGAAAATGACGCTGATGGCGGGCCCGCATCGGAATGTCGGCGAGCTGCTCGACGACGCGATCGCCGCGGCCGTCGACCAGTTGATGGCGGCCGCGGGCGGTCCGGCGTGGAATCTCACCGCCTTCGCGATCCTGCGGGATGCCGTACGGTCGGAGCTCGCGGACACCGTGCTGACGATCCTGCAGCAGGTCGAGCAGGTGCTGGGGCACGCACGGACCGTGGACAAGCAGATCTCTCGCGCGTCCAGTCCCGCGTTGCTCGCCGCGCTGTCCGACGTCCGCGGGCAGCTGGAAGGGCTCGTGCATCCCGGCTTCATCACCGAGGCCGGCGCCAAGCGACTGCCGGACCTGGTTCGGTACCTGCGCGGTATGGAGCAGCGCCTGGACAAGCTCGGCGCGAACGCGGCGCGGGACCGCTCCGGTATGGCCGTGGTCGACATGCTCATCGACGAGTACCGCAAGAAGCTCCGCGCGGTACCCACCGGCAAGTACCCGAGCCCGCAGCTCCTCGAGGTGCGCTGGATGCTCGAGGAGCTCCGCATCAGCCTGTTCGCCCAGACCATCGGTACGCCGTACCCGGTCTCCGAGAAGCGCATCCGGAAGGCGCTGGCGGAGAGCTAG
- a CDS encoding universal stress protein, which translates to MKILVGYVPTPEGEAALTAAAAEAELRGATVLLLNTSRGDAYIDARYANADELAAAEAKLRERGIDVTVQQALSEGDVAGALLKAAAAEDVGLIVLGLRRRSPVGKLILGSTAQRVLLESPVPVLAVKVPSPHD; encoded by the coding sequence GTGAAGATTCTCGTCGGATACGTACCAACGCCCGAGGGTGAGGCGGCGCTGACCGCGGCGGCGGCCGAGGCCGAGTTGCGCGGGGCCACGGTCCTGTTGCTGAACACCAGCCGCGGCGACGCCTACATCGACGCCCGCTACGCCAACGCCGACGAGTTGGCCGCCGCGGAGGCGAAGTTGCGGGAGCGCGGCATCGACGTGACCGTCCAGCAGGCGCTGTCCGAGGGCGACGTGGCCGGCGCGCTGCTGAAGGCCGCGGCCGCCGAGGACGTCGGCCTGATCGTCCTCGGCCTGCGCCGCCGCAGCCCCGTCGGCAAACTCATCCTCGGCAGCACCGCCCAGCGCGTCCTCCTCGAGTCCCCCGTCCCGGTCCTCGCGGTCAAGGTCCCGTCGCCGCACGACTGA
- a CDS encoding tripartite tricarboxylate transporter permease — MSVFGDLMHGFGTVLDPMNLLWAVLGVTLGMLVGILPGIGPALTIALLLPITFNFSDPIGAFIMFAGIYYGAMYGGSTTSILINTPGESASVATAIEGHKMALKGRARAALAAAAIGSFVAGTISTVLLTFVAKPIGNLASHFQATDYFAITLLAMVAVTAIVGHSLVRGLLSLVVGLFIGLIGLDSLSGAPRYTFGTLRLLDGVDVVIVIVGLFAIGETLHVASKLRSTPERPAVLEKGRLRTGYLNRSDWGRSWAPWLRGTALGFPFGAIPSGGAEVPTFLSYSIERRRARKRGRDEFGDGAIEGVAGPEAANNASFSGVLVPLLTLGLPTSATAAVMLAAFQIFNVQPGPQLFEDQSTLVWTLIASLYVGNLILLVMNLPLIQIWVQVLKVPRPLLYAGILVFACLGVYSLSGSGYEVLMALLIGVAGFFMRKLDFPIAPVVLGVILGPTMEEQFRRALVISNGDASVFFTRPLSLVIIVLTVLALFVPYLPRIVARISGTRPTRDRLTFGEDD, encoded by the coding sequence ATGAGTGTCTTCGGCGACCTGATGCACGGCTTCGGGACCGTGCTCGACCCGATGAACCTGCTGTGGGCCGTCCTCGGCGTCACGCTCGGCATGCTCGTCGGCATCCTGCCCGGGATCGGGCCGGCGCTGACGATCGCGCTGCTGTTGCCGATCACGTTCAACTTCTCGGACCCGATCGGCGCGTTCATCATGTTCGCCGGGATCTACTACGGCGCGATGTACGGCGGGTCGACGACGTCGATCCTGATCAACACGCCCGGCGAGTCGGCCTCGGTGGCGACCGCGATCGAGGGCCACAAGATGGCGCTCAAGGGCCGGGCCCGGGCGGCGCTGGCGGCCGCGGCGATCGGGTCGTTCGTGGCCGGGACGATCTCGACGGTGCTGCTGACGTTCGTGGCGAAGCCGATCGGCAACCTGGCGAGTCACTTCCAGGCGACCGACTACTTCGCGATCACGCTGCTCGCGATGGTCGCGGTGACCGCGATCGTCGGGCACTCGCTGGTGCGCGGGCTGCTGTCGCTCGTCGTCGGGTTGTTCATCGGGCTGATCGGGCTCGACAGCCTGTCGGGGGCGCCGCGGTACACGTTCGGCACGTTGCGGTTGCTGGACGGGGTCGACGTGGTCATCGTGATCGTCGGCCTGTTTGCGATCGGCGAGACGTTGCACGTGGCATCGAAGCTGCGCTCGACCCCGGAGCGTCCCGCCGTACTCGAGAAAGGCCGGCTGCGGACCGGGTACCTGAACCGGTCGGACTGGGGCCGGTCGTGGGCGCCGTGGTTGCGCGGGACGGCGCTCGGGTTCCCGTTCGGGGCGATCCCGTCGGGTGGTGCCGAGGTACCGACGTTCCTGTCGTACTCCATCGAGCGGCGGCGGGCCCGCAAGCGCGGGCGGGACGAGTTCGGCGACGGCGCGATCGAGGGGGTCGCGGGGCCGGAGGCGGCGAACAACGCGTCGTTCTCCGGGGTGCTGGTGCCGCTGCTGACCCTTGGGCTGCCGACGTCGGCGACGGCCGCGGTGATGCTGGCCGCGTTCCAGATCTTCAACGTGCAGCCGGGGCCGCAGCTGTTCGAGGACCAGAGCACGCTGGTGTGGACGCTGATCGCGTCGCTGTACGTCGGCAACCTGATCCTGCTGGTGATGAACCTGCCGCTGATCCAGATCTGGGTGCAGGTGCTCAAGGTGCCGCGGCCGCTGCTGTACGCCGGGATCCTGGTCTTCGCGTGCCTCGGGGTGTACTCGCTGTCCGGCTCCGGGTACGAGGTCCTGATGGCGCTGCTGATCGGCGTCGCCGGGTTCTTCATGCGCAAGCTGGACTTCCCGATCGCACCCGTCGTCCTCGGGGTGATCCTCGGGCCGACGATGGAGGAGCAGTTCCGGCGGGCGCTGGTGATCTCGAACGGGGACGCGAGCGTGTTCTTCACGCGGCCGCTGAGCCTGGTGATCATCGTGCTGACGGTGCTCGCACTGTTCGTGCCGTACCTGCCGCGGATCGTCGCGCGGATCAGCGGGACCCGGCCGACCCGGGACCGCCTGACCTTCGGCGAGGACGATTGA
- a CDS encoding tripartite tricarboxylate transporter TctB family protein translates to MSETVKASEVKASEVKASDVAVEASRLVRIVAALILIVLSTTFLVGVFDIRSPKGLDPAGPRFFPLLVTVAWLVLSVAYLVEGLRAPRTARASGRGWFEPVAVSALLVLYALLVVPLGYLIATALLFFAAARVLGSRQLVRDIVVSVVLAVVVYVAFTQFLDISLPAGVLGL, encoded by the coding sequence ATGAGTGAGACGGTCAAGGCTTCTGAGGTCAAGGCTTCTGAGGTCAAGGCTTCGGACGTCGCGGTCGAGGCGTCCCGGCTCGTTCGGATCGTCGCCGCGCTGATCCTGATCGTGCTGAGTACGACGTTCCTGGTCGGCGTGTTCGACATCCGCAGCCCGAAAGGTCTGGATCCGGCGGGACCGCGCTTCTTCCCTCTGCTCGTGACGGTTGCCTGGCTGGTCCTTTCAGTTGCGTACTTGGTGGAAGGATTGCGGGCGCCGCGGACAGCCCGAGCGAGCGGGCGCGGCTGGTTCGAGCCGGTGGCGGTGTCCGCGTTGCTGGTGCTGTACGCGCTGCTCGTCGTACCGCTGGGGTATCTGATCGCGACCGCGTTGCTGTTCTTCGCGGCGGCGCGGGTGCTCGGTAGTCGTCAGCTGGTGCGCGACATCGTCGTGTCCGTCGTACTGGCCGTCGTCGTGTACGTCGCGTTCACGCAGTTCCTCGACATCTCGCTGCCCGCGGGGGTGCTGGGGCTGTGA
- a CDS encoding tripartite tricarboxylate transporter substrate binding protein — MSRPRTALVAAGLAVSLLASGCSALEKTLEGGSVAGEFPSRNVEIMVPAAPGGGWDLTARQFQHVIQEKKLLGEWSVSVVNVTGAGGAVGISKLVTKNRKDPHALMITGLVMVGALTLNQSQITVSDTTPIATLTAEQEILVVKADSPLKSLKDLVELYKADPSKVSWGGGTIGGTDHITAGTLVKAAGADPSKVKYISYSGGGEATAAILSGDVTVGISGVSEFEEQITAGKMRVLATSGTEPVTLNGRQLPTMKSEGYDAEVQNWRAIVAPPDIPAADRQRLIDFVTTVNQSPEWAEIRKKNGWTEFFKTGDDATRFIAEETTRVQGLEKELGIL, encoded by the coding sequence ATGTCCCGACCTCGTACGGCGCTCGTCGCCGCGGGTCTGGCGGTCAGCTTGCTCGCGAGCGGCTGTTCGGCGCTGGAGAAGACGCTCGAAGGCGGCAGCGTCGCCGGCGAATTCCCGAGCCGCAACGTCGAGATCATGGTCCCCGCGGCGCCTGGTGGCGGTTGGGACCTGACCGCCCGGCAGTTCCAGCACGTGATCCAGGAGAAGAAGCTGCTCGGCGAGTGGTCGGTCTCGGTGGTGAACGTGACCGGGGCCGGCGGCGCGGTCGGCATCTCGAAGCTGGTCACCAAGAACCGCAAGGACCCGCACGCGCTGATGATCACCGGCCTGGTCATGGTCGGCGCGCTCACCCTCAACCAGTCCCAGATCACGGTTTCGGACACCACGCCGATCGCCACACTCACCGCCGAGCAGGAGATCCTGGTGGTGAAGGCGGACTCCCCGCTGAAATCGCTGAAGGATCTGGTCGAGCTCTACAAGGCCGACCCGTCGAAGGTCAGCTGGGGCGGCGGCACGATCGGCGGCACCGACCACATCACCGCGGGCACGCTGGTGAAGGCAGCGGGCGCGGACCCGTCGAAGGTGAAGTACATCAGCTACTCGGGCGGCGGTGAGGCGACCGCGGCGATCCTGTCCGGTGACGTGACCGTCGGAATCTCCGGCGTGAGCGAGTTCGAGGAGCAGATCACCGCCGGCAAGATGCGCGTGCTGGCGACGTCAGGGACCGAGCCGGTCACGCTCAACGGCAGGCAGCTGCCGACGATGAAGTCCGAGGGGTACGACGCCGAGGTCCAGAACTGGCGCGCGATCGTCGCCCCGCCGGACATCCCGGCCGCGGACCGGCAACGCCTGATCGACTTCGTCACGACGGTGAACCAGTCGCCGGAGTGGGCCGAGATCCGGAAGAAGAACGGCTGGACCGAGTTCTTCAAGACCGGCGACGACGCGACCCGGTTCATCGCCGAGGAGACCACTCGCGTCCAGGGCCTCGAGAAGGAGCTGGGGATCCTATGA